One Patescibacteria group bacterium DNA segment encodes these proteins:
- a CDS encoding radical SAM protein: MEITKIKSMFFNMKKIRRQKMKNTTKIFGYEGGTFSDKDIVQARKNNIPLTMDCALPGGCLNKCFYCGYFGVNHGPKLTQDEIVRVFEEFAALGGKSIKILGEGEPLLRKDILPLLAKIRNLGVIPVLFTCGDVLGSDELAQKIHHLSCDGIVRKLHDIGATVMLKYERQQQDSIVQRKGYSTLRNKALTRLLSAGFNRYHPTRLGFGIVLLKQNYGKIAYIFNFALHNNIYPLVCPLMPIGKVADPEIRVKYSPCPREITNLIQRLVTLREHEGIYFPDPVAFPGGLPCDIARAGMYMDDIGNIKLCEADDTVGNIRDSSLAELWQRCSKIKDRKYGKERWVGRCFPKISAGILECPC, translated from the coding sequence ATGGAAATAACAAAAATAAAAAGCATGTTCTTTAACATGAAAAAAATAAGGAGACAAAAAATGAAAAACACAACAAAAATTTTTGGATATGAGGGAGGCACATTCTCTGATAAAGATATTGTGCAGGCAAGAAAAAACAACATCCCTCTCACGATGGACTGTGCATTACCAGGTGGATGTTTGAACAAGTGCTTCTATTGCGGGTATTTCGGCGTAAATCATGGACCTAAATTAACACAAGATGAGATTGTACGGGTGTTTGAAGAGTTTGCAGCACTAGGAGGGAAAAGTATCAAAATTCTCGGTGAAGGAGAACCATTACTACGGAAAGATATACTCCCTCTGCTCGCTAAGATCAGAAATCTTGGCGTGATTCCTGTTTTATTCACCTGTGGAGATGTGCTGGGATCGGATGAACTCGCACAAAAAATTCACCACCTTTCGTGTGATGGAATCGTGCGGAAACTTCATGATATAGGAGCTACGGTAATGCTCAAGTACGAGAGACAACAGCAGGATAGCATCGTCCAACGGAAAGGATATTCTACCTTGAGAAATAAAGCTCTCACACGCCTACTGTCTGCTGGCTTCAATAGATATCATCCTACGAGGCTGGGTTTCGGAATTGTCCTCCTGAAACAGAACTACGGCAAGATAGCATATATCTTTAATTTTGCACTGCATAATAATATCTATCCGCTCGTCTGTCCATTAATGCCAATTGGAAAGGTGGCTGATCCTGAAATCAGAGTAAAGTACTCTCCATGCCCTCGTGAGATTACAAACCTCATACAAAGACTTGTTACTTTGAGAGAACATGAAGGAATTTATTTCCCCGACCCCGTTGCATTCCCAGGTGGTTTACCATGCGATATTGCTCGCGCCGGGATGTATATGGACGATATCGGGAACATTAAACTCTGTGAGGCTGATGATACTGTTGGGAATATACGCGACTCTTCGCTCGCGGAGTTGTGGCAACGGTGCAGTAAGATAAAGGATAGAAAGTACGGGAAAGAAAGGTGGGTGGGGAGATGCTTCCCGAAAATAAGTGCGGGTATTCTGGAATGCCCATGCTAA
- a CDS encoding DUF3326 domain-containing protein has protein sequence MTRTVGIKNVILKISLQKSQSIFDGVLKIFHKQLKNYFPLRWSINSIKGRQAIVEATITNVSVQYPFVLTLNETKTTSTHYGLVHIVPTGIGASIGGFAGDAAPANQLLATVSDVMITHPNVYNASDFFNIPNSALYVEGFMIDQLMLGNIGFAPVRNNKIGLLIEKVDKQGLALVENIVNAMQAVHGINVAAIEVMSESIGAIIERTPSGTMVGTIKNVEGLLKNAEKLLKAGTDAIAVTSIIHGIDANLYQKHLRGKWPNLIGGVEAIISHLIGYCFGVPCGHAPLLNYKPVGYSVVDSRSAGEYVSQSGLVCVLKGLSKAPRIIFTQEKYSSVVTRNDVQAVVCPETSCGGIPVLIANKLHIPIITVTNNTTVLDVTPDKLNVSKSNIYRARNYLEAAGILGALKEGLSIDSINGNNKNKKHVL, from the coding sequence ATGACAAGAACAGTAGGTATAAAAAACGTGATACTCAAGATAAGCCTGCAGAAAAGTCAGAGCATCTTTGACGGTGTCTTAAAAATATTTCATAAACAATTAAAAAACTATTTTCCTCTTCGATGGAGTATAAATTCAATCAAGGGTCGCCAGGCAATTGTTGAGGCAACTATTACAAATGTCTCAGTCCAATACCCTTTCGTCCTTACTCTCAATGAAACAAAGACAACTTCCACTCATTATGGGTTAGTTCATATAGTTCCGACCGGCATTGGTGCTAGTATTGGTGGTTTTGCAGGCGATGCCGCGCCAGCAAATCAATTACTTGCCACGGTATCAGATGTCATGATTACACACCCAAATGTGTACAACGCATCTGATTTTTTTAATATTCCAAACAGTGCACTCTATGTTGAAGGATTCATGATTGATCAATTAATGCTAGGGAATATCGGCTTTGCACCAGTCAGAAATAATAAAATTGGACTTCTTATTGAGAAAGTAGATAAACAAGGACTCGCATTAGTTGAAAATATCGTTAATGCTATGCAAGCGGTACACGGCATTAACGTCGCGGCTATAGAGGTTATGTCGGAGAGTATTGGAGCGATAATCGAAAGGACGCCTTCAGGAACAATGGTTGGAACAATAAAAAATGTAGAGGGGTTGCTCAAGAATGCAGAAAAACTTCTCAAAGCAGGCACGGACGCGATTGCGGTAACCTCTATTATTCACGGGATTGATGCTAATTTGTACCAAAAACACTTAAGAGGTAAATGGCCAAATCTTATCGGCGGCGTGGAAGCGATTATTTCTCATCTGATTGGTTATTGTTTTGGCGTGCCCTGCGGACATGCGCCGCTTCTCAATTACAAACCAGTTGGATATTCCGTGGTTGATTCTCGCTCTGCCGGCGAATATGTTTCGCAAAGCGGTCTGGTGTGTGTGCTTAAAGGGCTATCAAAAGCTCCAAGAATAATATTTACACAGGAAAAATACTCAAGTGTTGTTACTCGGAATGATGTACAAGCGGTTGTATGTCCAGAAACATCTTGCGGAGGCATCCCAGTATTGATTGCAAATAAGTTACATATTCCGATCATCACGGTGACAAATAATACCACAGTCTTAGATGTGACACCTGATAAACTAAATGTCAGCAAGAGTAATATTTACCGAGCGCGGAATTATCTGGAGGCAGCTGGCATACTGGGTGCATTGAAAGAAGGGTTATCAATAGACTCTATAAATGGAAATAACAAAAATAAAAAGCATGTTCTTTAA
- a CDS encoding helix-turn-helix domain-containing protein, with protein sequence MLPQEKITNFLKKLGLSHSEIKFYTASLTLGIASVPEISQAAHIDRVTGYKVLDSLLEKGLIELLVDKRRGKAIKALSPARLKDIVLRVTRNAKKLELSVDDIIAQLQTIYKTGTEKPEISFYEGIEGIKKVYEDTLTSSEEILAYAGGKIVYERLGNFIENYFNRRTNKKIPIKVIMPNTKYAQSVKARDKNHLRESKLVDLPFDFGLEVNIYSDKVAIMEFEQKFGMIIKSHAFAQAQKEIWKLAWERAQEYDKNSRYKKRDTQDKPAEKSEHL encoded by the coding sequence ATGCTTCCACAAGAAAAAATAACCAACTTTTTAAAGAAATTAGGTTTATCTCATAGTGAAATCAAATTTTATACCGCCTCCCTTACCTTGGGGATCGCTTCTGTGCCAGAAATTTCACAAGCGGCGCACATAGACCGCGTGACGGGATATAAAGTTCTTGATTCACTTTTGGAGAAAGGGTTGATTGAATTGCTTGTAGACAAGCGGAGAGGGAAGGCGATCAAGGCATTAAGCCCGGCGCGGCTTAAGGATATAGTTTTAAGAGTAACGAGAAACGCTAAAAAGCTCGAGTTGAGTGTTGATGATATCATTGCCCAACTGCAAACAATTTATAAAACTGGAACAGAAAAACCGGAAATAAGCTTTTACGAAGGGATCGAGGGCATTAAGAAAGTATATGAAGATACGCTTACCTCTTCAGAAGAAATTCTGGCTTACGCCGGCGGCAAGATCGTGTATGAACGCTTGGGAAATTTTATAGAAAATTACTTCAACAGGCGAACAAATAAAAAAATACCGATTAAGGTTATAATGCCGAATACCAAATACGCACAATCCGTCAAAGCCCGAGACAAAAATCATCTCCGTGAAAGCAAATTAGTTGATCTTCCTTTCGATTTCGGACTTGAGGTAAATATTTATAGCGATAAGGTGGCAATTATGGAGTTTGAACAGAAGTTCGGAATGATTATTAAAAGCCACGCCTTTGCACAAGCTCAGAAGGAAATTTGGAAACTCGCGTGGGAAAGAGCGCAGGAGTATGACAAGAACAGTAGGTATAAAAAACGTGATACTCAAGATAAGCCTGCAGAAAAGTCAGAGCATCTTTGA